A region of the Amycolatopsis sp. cg13 genome:
CCGACGAACTCGACGTCCGGCCCACGAAGAAGCTCGGGCAGAACTTCGTGCACGACCCCAACACGGTCCGCCGTATCGTCGAACTCGGCGGTGTGCGGCCGGGGGACGTCGTGCTGGAGGTCGGACCCGGTCTCGGGTCGCTGACGCTGGGCTTGCTCGCCGCTGGCGCTCAGGTCGTCGCCGTGGAGATCGATCCGGTGCTGGCCGCCCGGCTGCCGCAGACAGTCGCCGAGCGCGCCCCGGAGGCGGCGGAGCGGCTGACCGTCGTCGGCGCCGACGCGCTGCGCGTGCGGGCAGCTGATCTGCCCGCTGAGCCGGTGTCGATCGTGGCGAACCTGCCGTACAACGTCGCGGTGCCGGTGGTGCTGCATCTGCTGGCCGAGCTGCCGTCGCTGCGCAGCGGGCTCGTGATGGTCCAGACCGAGGTCGCCGATCGGATGGCGGCCGGGCCGGGCAGCCGGACTTACGGCGTGCCGAGCGTGAAGCTCGCTTGGTACGGACCGGCGCGCAAGGTCGCCGCGGTGCCGCGCGCGGTGTTCTGGCCGGTGCCGAACGTCGACTCCGCGCTGGTTTCGTTCACCCGGACTGACCCGGTGTCCGGGGTGGATCGCGCGCGGTTGTTCGCGGTGGTCGACGCGGCGTTTTCGCAGCGGCGCAAGACTTTGCGGGCCGCGCTGGCGGGGTGGGCTGGTTCCGCCGAGCGGGCTGGCGAGTTGCTAGCCGAAGCGGGGATCGACCCGAAGACGCGCGGGGAGCAGCTGGACGTGCACGCGTTCGCGCGGATCGCGGCAGCCGGAAACTGACCCCCTCCCACGGCGCTCGCTTGTGACGTCCAACTGCGGCGGCGCGGCGGGTATTCCGGGTGCGCGGCTTTGATTTCGGCGTGTGGCCTGATGATCTTGCGTCGTCGCTGATCGTGGGTCATTCCGGGCCTCGCAGCTACTCTCGGTGATCGCTCGAGCGCGGCCGAAATGGCCCGCTACCTGTGACGGGCGGCTCGTCAAGGCCGTGGCATTCGGGGGAGCCTGATTGCTCCCCGGCCCGGATTGTTCAGCGTCGCCGGTTCGAGGTGCTTCGCTTCGGTGACCTATCTCGACCCGATCGCGGACCCGGCACCCCGGGCGTCGAGGCCTGGGAGTGCGCATCACTTGACAACGGGAAAACTCTTGTTCCACAAAGATTCTTGATCGTCCACAGTGGAACGAACTCGTTCGCGGCCGGGGGCCGTCGCGAGGGTTCCGCAGGTCGAGGCAATGTTCGGGAACCGAGGTTCCGGGTTTCCGGGTCCTGGACGGGCTGTTCCGGTATGCGGGCACCACCAGACGTGTGATCTGCACCAACGCGCTTGCGTTCAGCCAATGGGATCGGCTTTACTCGAAAGCGTCCATCCCGAGCGACTGAGAGACCTGGCTCGCCGAAGTCGCAGCAACCACCCTCCGCAGGGCAGGTGCTACCGCCAGGACCGATGGAGGCTGTTTTCGATGAAGAGGGTCACCCGCCCGCTCCTGCTGACCCGCCGGCGCGTAGTCGACGAAGGTCGCCGCACGGTATCCGCGTGTCAACGCTCCATGGTCATCGCCTGATCGTTTTTTCCGCAGTTTCTTGCGCCGTCCACTGTGGACGGTAATTCGATGACGCCTTGGCGCGCCCGGATCCGGCGCCGCGCCTCGTTTGCCTGGAGCCCTTTCGTGATCACTGTCGAAAACGTGTCCAAGTCCTTTCCCTTCCACGGAAATCGTGTCGCCGCACTGCGCGACGTGAGCGTTGACGTGCAAGCCGGCTCGCTGTTCGGAATCGTGGGTCCGTCCGGCTCCGGCAAGTCCACCCTCGCCCGCTGCATCGCGCTGCAGGAGCGCCCCGACCGCGGCGTCGTGCGGCTCGACGGCCTCAACACCGCGACCCTCGACGGCAAGCGGCTGCGGGAGATCCGCCGCCAGCTCGGGGTCGTCGGGACCAAGCCGGAGCTGCTCGCCGAGCGCACCATCGCGGGCAACATCG
Encoded here:
- the rsmA gene encoding 16S rRNA (adenine(1518)-N(6)/adenine(1519)-N(6))-dimethyltransferase RsmA: MVELLGPAEIRGLADELDVRPTKKLGQNFVHDPNTVRRIVELGGVRPGDVVLEVGPGLGSLTLGLLAAGAQVVAVEIDPVLAARLPQTVAERAPEAAERLTVVGADALRVRAADLPAEPVSIVANLPYNVAVPVVLHLLAELPSLRSGLVMVQTEVADRMAAGPGSRTYGVPSVKLAWYGPARKVAAVPRAVFWPVPNVDSALVSFTRTDPVSGVDRARLFAVVDAAFSQRRKTLRAALAGWAGSAERAGELLAEAGIDPKTRGEQLDVHAFARIAAAGN